A window of the Agrococcus jejuensis genome harbors these coding sequences:
- a CDS encoding transglutaminase family protein codes for MSRIRIRHTTGYRYKAPAVASYNEARMLPSTSDGQFVIYSNLDVRPSTSVNTYEDYWGTTVTSFDVLSPHTELQLTATSLVEVRPRLTGGHDITWEQLAKVSKRATPYVEQLGQTDRTRPLDDLVETARRFVDETETPGEAAAAIARYVGEEMQYMSGVTHVHTNAHEAWAKRKGVCQDIAHVTIGALRAVGIPAKYVSGYLHPKPNAQIGETVVGESHAWVEWFTGDWTAWDPTNLIDIGERHVKVGYGRDYADVAPLRGVYAGAGGSELFVTVEITKES; via the coding sequence ATGAGCCGCATCCGCATCCGGCACACGACCGGCTACCGCTACAAGGCGCCCGCCGTGGCGTCGTACAACGAGGCGCGCATGCTGCCGTCGACGAGCGACGGCCAGTTCGTCATCTACTCGAACCTCGACGTGCGTCCGTCGACGTCGGTGAACACGTACGAGGACTACTGGGGCACCACGGTCACGTCGTTCGACGTGCTCTCGCCCCACACCGAGCTGCAGCTCACGGCGACGAGCCTCGTCGAGGTGCGTCCCCGCCTCACGGGCGGGCACGACATCACGTGGGAGCAGCTCGCGAAGGTGTCGAAGCGCGCGACGCCGTACGTCGAGCAGCTGGGCCAGACCGACCGCACGCGGCCGCTCGACGACCTCGTCGAGACGGCGAGGCGGTTCGTCGACGAGACGGAGACGCCCGGCGAGGCCGCCGCGGCGATCGCGCGCTACGTCGGCGAGGAGATGCAGTACATGTCGGGCGTGACCCACGTGCACACGAACGCGCACGAGGCGTGGGCGAAGCGCAAGGGCGTCTGCCAGGACATCGCGCACGTGACGATCGGCGCGCTGCGCGCCGTCGGCATCCCTGCGAAGTACGTGTCCGGCTACCTGCACCCGAAGCCGAACGCGCAGATCGGCGAGACGGTCGTGGGCGAGAGCCACGCGTGGGTCGAGTGGTTCACGGGCGACTGGACGGCGTGGGATCCCACGAACCTCATCGACATCGGCGAGCGGCACGTCAAGGTCGGCTACGGCCGCGACTACGCCGACGTCGCCCCGCTGCGCGGCGTGTACGCGGGCGCGGGCGGGTCGGAGCTGTTCGTGACGGTGGAGATCACGAAGGAGTCGTAG
- a CDS encoding alpha-E domain-containing protein, whose protein sequence is MLSRIAESLFWIGRYIERADGTARILDVYLQLLLEDTFVDEDTACRALLGVMGSDAPPERTLRRGDVITSLAIDRMDTASIAYSVNAARENARRAREIISTELWEVLNTTHAGMPRRVSGEKVHELFGWVRERAALATGIADSTASRDDAWSFLTLGRSLERADMTARLLATRALTEDASPSWTAILRSVGAYEAYLRTYRGVPSSTNAAEFLLLDRLFPRSILFSVHRAEQCLRDIEPRHERVGYGDSAQRMLGQVRAELEFRPIGEIIDDLASVMDQVQTTTTTVSEAVRERYFPTHNLPAWVGERA, encoded by the coding sequence ATGCTGAGCCGCATCGCCGAGAGCCTCTTCTGGATCGGCCGCTACATCGAGCGAGCCGACGGCACCGCCCGCATCCTCGACGTCTACCTGCAGCTGCTGCTCGAGGACACGTTCGTCGACGAGGACACCGCCTGCCGCGCCCTGCTGGGCGTCATGGGCAGCGACGCCCCGCCCGAGCGCACCCTGCGCCGCGGCGACGTCATCACGTCGCTCGCGATCGACCGCATGGACACCGCGTCCATCGCCTACTCGGTCAACGCGGCCCGCGAGAACGCCCGCCGCGCCCGCGAGATCATCTCGACCGAGCTGTGGGAGGTGCTCAACACCACGCACGCCGGCATGCCGCGGCGGGTGTCGGGCGAGAAGGTGCACGAGCTGTTCGGATGGGTGCGCGAGCGTGCGGCGCTCGCGACGGGCATCGCCGACTCGACCGCGAGCCGCGACGACGCCTGGTCGTTCCTCACGCTCGGCCGCTCGCTCGAGCGCGCCGACATGACTGCCCGCCTGCTCGCCACGCGTGCGCTGACCGAGGATGCGAGCCCGTCGTGGACGGCCATCCTGCGCTCGGTCGGCGCGTACGAGGCGTACCTGCGCACGTACCGCGGCGTGCCGTCGTCGACGAACGCCGCCGAGTTCCTGCTGCTCGACCGCCTGTTCCCGCGCTCGATCCTCTTCAGCGTGCATCGCGCCGAGCAGTGCCTGCGCGACATCGAGCCGCGCCACGAGCGCGTCGGCTACGGCGACTCGGCGCAGCGGATGCTGGGCCAGGTGCGCGCCGAGCTCGAGTTCCGACCGATCGGGGAGATCATCGACGACCTCGCCAGCGTCATGGACCAGGTGCAGACGACCACCACGACGGTGTCGGAGGCGGTGCGCGAACGGTACTTCCCGACGCACAACCTGCCCGCGTGGGTGGGGGAGCGAGCATGA
- the wrbA gene encoding NAD(P)H:quinone oxidoreductase, whose amino-acid sequence MKVAVIYYSSTGTNHRLAQEIAAGAEEAGAEVRLRRVAELAPDAAIDSNPEWRRHVDEVAPTVEEVTLADLEWADAYAFGTPTRFGLPAAQLKQFLDSASKQWGEGVMAGKAVTSWTSAMNQHGGIESTILALNNVFYHWGCVIVPPGYTDDLLYAAGGNPYGTGHATGPDGAPPSDEVLAAARYQGRRLAEIGARLVG is encoded by the coding sequence ATGAAGGTCGCCGTCATCTACTACTCGTCGACGGGCACGAACCATCGCCTGGCGCAGGAGATCGCAGCCGGGGCGGAGGAGGCGGGCGCCGAGGTGCGCCTCCGTCGGGTCGCCGAGCTCGCGCCCGATGCGGCGATCGACTCGAACCCCGAGTGGCGCCGCCACGTCGACGAGGTGGCGCCCACCGTCGAGGAGGTCACGCTGGCCGACCTCGAGTGGGCGGATGCGTACGCCTTCGGCACGCCGACGCGCTTCGGCCTGCCTGCGGCGCAGCTGAAGCAGTTCCTCGACTCCGCGTCGAAGCAGTGGGGCGAGGGCGTCATGGCGGGGAAGGCCGTGACGAGCTGGACGAGCGCGATGAACCAGCACGGCGGCATCGAGTCGACGATCCTCGCCCTCAACAACGTCTTCTACCACTGGGGCTGCGTCATCGTGCCGCCGGGCTACACCGACGACCTGCTGTACGCCGCAGGCGGCAACCCGTACGGCACCGGGCACGCGACGGGACCCGACGGAGCGCCGCCGAGCGACGAGGTGCTCGCAGCCGCTCGCTACCAGGGCCGGCGGCTCGCCGAGATCGGCGCGAGGCTCGTCGGCTGA
- a CDS encoding inositol monophosphatase family protein, producing MTDASLAVRLVTDAGSLAARMRAEGLEAEFKTSISDVVTAADRAAEDLVGAALRDERPDDGVLGEEGAAAEGTTGRRWVIDPVDGTYNFLSGLSYWCSAIALDDADGVIVGAVHQPITGETWVGGRDLPTTLDGAPVAPLVDRPLAEVSLATYVHPTTLDDPDVAEPWHAIVAGAATLRVLGSGSCDLAGVAGGRVGVWAQHSTAEWDWLPGKALVDAAGGRTEVVEHRGHRWHVAGNRQAVAELLDLLLAS from the coding sequence GTGACCGACGCATCCCTCGCCGTCCGCCTCGTGACCGACGCGGGATCGCTCGCGGCCCGCATGCGCGCGGAGGGGCTCGAGGCCGAGTTCAAGACGTCGATCTCCGACGTCGTGACGGCCGCCGACCGCGCGGCCGAGGACCTCGTGGGCGCGGCGCTGCGCGACGAGCGGCCCGACGATGGCGTGCTCGGCGAGGAGGGGGCCGCCGCCGAGGGCACGACCGGCCGGCGCTGGGTCATCGACCCCGTCGACGGCACCTACAACTTCCTGTCGGGCCTCTCCTACTGGTGCAGCGCCATCGCGCTCGACGACGCCGACGGCGTGATCGTGGGCGCCGTGCACCAGCCGATCACGGGCGAGACCTGGGTCGGCGGCCGCGACCTGCCGACGACGCTCGACGGCGCGCCCGTCGCACCGCTCGTCGACCGTCCGCTCGCCGAGGTCAGCCTCGCGACGTACGTGCACCCGACGACGCTCGACGACCCCGACGTGGCCGAGCCGTGGCACGCGATCGTCGCCGGCGCGGCAACCCTGCGGGTGCTCGGCTCGGGCTCGTGCGACCTCGCGGGCGTCGCCGGCGGACGCGTGGGCGTGTGGGCGCAGCACTCGACCGCCGAGTGGGACTGGCTGCCCGGCAAGGCGCTCGTCGACGCCGCGGGCGGCCGCACGGAGGTCGTCGAGCATCGCGGCCACCGCTGGCACGTCGCCGGCAACCGCCAGGCGGTCGCCGAGCTGCTCGACCTGCTGCTCGCGAGCTGA
- a CDS encoding circularly permuted type 2 ATP-grasp protein: MGDLFEDYDKPFANPPKRQGTPWDEMFDASGTPRAPYADVHASLGEMTQAELRGRADALARSYLAQGVTFDFAGEERPFPLDAVPRVITSEDWAHVESGVRQRVLALEAFLADMYGPQRAVEDGIIPAALISSSTHFHRQAAGVVGANGVRIHVSGIDLIRDQDGEWRVLEDNVRVPSGVSYVISNRRVIAQTLPEMFSSMRVRPVGEYPDRLLQALRLSAPAGVDDPTVVVLTPGVYNSAYFEHTLLARLMGVELVEGRDLFTSGGRVYMRTTEGPQRVDVIYRRVDDEFLDPLQFRPDSMLGSPGLMLAARLGNVTIANAVGNGIADDKLVYTYVPELIRYYLNEEPILKNVDTWRLEDEGALDEVLDRLHELVVKPVDGSGGKGLVVGPDATEEQLDELRQRLIADPRGWIAQPVVQLSTIPTLVEDGMRPRHVDLRPFAVHDGHDVWVLPGGLTRVALPEGQLVVNSSQGGGSKDTWVLGDPREPAPYDDVEAEFGGSGEPMTRPISIIAGHEHPQDQSPQDAGTNRQAEQQQQAGRDQEGGAAC; this comes from the coding sequence ATGGGCGACCTGTTCGAGGACTACGACAAGCCCTTCGCGAATCCGCCGAAGCGCCAAGGCACCCCGTGGGACGAGATGTTCGACGCATCCGGCACCCCGCGCGCTCCCTACGCCGACGTGCACGCGTCGCTCGGCGAGATGACGCAGGCCGAGCTGCGAGGACGCGCCGACGCGCTCGCGCGCTCGTACCTCGCGCAGGGCGTCACGTTCGACTTCGCGGGCGAGGAGCGGCCGTTCCCGTTGGATGCGGTGCCGCGCGTGATCACGAGCGAGGACTGGGCGCACGTCGAGTCGGGCGTGCGGCAGCGCGTGCTCGCGCTCGAGGCGTTCCTCGCCGACATGTACGGGCCGCAGCGCGCCGTCGAGGACGGCATCATCCCCGCGGCGCTCATCTCGTCGTCGACGCACTTCCACCGCCAGGCGGCCGGCGTCGTGGGCGCGAACGGCGTGCGCATCCACGTGTCGGGCATCGACCTCATCCGCGACCAGGATGGCGAGTGGCGCGTGCTCGAGGACAACGTGCGCGTGCCGTCGGGCGTCTCGTACGTCATCTCGAACCGTCGCGTCATCGCGCAGACGCTGCCCGAGATGTTCTCGTCGATGCGCGTGCGCCCGGTCGGCGAGTACCCCGACCGGCTGCTGCAGGCGCTCCGCCTCAGCGCGCCGGCCGGCGTCGACGACCCGACGGTCGTCGTGCTCACGCCGGGCGTCTACAACTCGGCGTACTTCGAGCACACGCTGCTCGCACGCCTCATGGGCGTCGAGCTCGTCGAGGGCCGCGACCTGTTCACGAGCGGCGGCCGCGTCTACATGCGCACGACCGAGGGGCCGCAGCGCGTCGACGTCATCTACCGCCGCGTCGACGACGAGTTCCTCGACCCGCTGCAGTTCCGCCCCGACTCGATGCTCGGCAGCCCGGGGCTCATGCTCGCGGCGCGCCTCGGCAACGTGACGATCGCGAACGCGGTCGGCAACGGCATCGCCGACGACAAGCTCGTCTACACCTACGTGCCCGAGCTCATCCGCTATTACCTGAACGAGGAGCCGATCCTCAAGAACGTCGACACGTGGCGGCTCGAGGACGAGGGTGCGCTCGACGAGGTGCTCGATCGGCTCCACGAGCTCGTCGTGAAGCCCGTCGACGGCTCGGGCGGCAAGGGGCTCGTCGTGGGCCCGGATGCGACCGAGGAGCAGCTCGACGAGCTGCGCCAGCGACTCATCGCCGACCCGCGCGGCTGGATCGCGCAGCCCGTCGTGCAGCTGTCGACGATCCCGACGCTCGTCGAGGACGGCATGCGCCCCCGCCACGTCGACCTGCGTCCGTTCGCGGTGCACGACGGCCACGACGTGTGGGTGCTGCCCGGCGGCCTCACGCGCGTCGCGCTGCCCGAGGGCCAGCTCGTCGTGAACTCGTCGCAGGGCGGCGGGTCGAAGGACACGTGGGTGCTCGGCGACCCGCGCGAGCCGGCGCCGTACGACGACGTCGAGGCCGAGTTCGGCGGCTCGGGCGAGCCGATGACGCGGCCCATCTCGATCATCGCCGGCCACGAGCATCCGCAGGATCAGAGCCCGCAGGATGCCGGCACGAACCGCCAGGCAGAGCAGCAGCAGCAAGCCGGGCGCGACCAGGAAGGGGGCGCAGCATGCTGA
- a CDS encoding alpha-hydroxy acid oxidase, with the protein MARQSPLDTIAKMVDLSMLTNPAETRLAKASNIWDLRTIAKKRTPRGPFDYTDGAAEDEIGIARARQAFQDVELHPTVLEDVTNVSTGWDVLGRPSAFPLAIAPTGFTRLMHTAGEPAGARAAAAYGIPFTLSTLGTTSIEDTRAASPHGRLWMQLYMMKERSRSIELVHRAKAAGFDALHITVDTPVAGARHRDKRNGMQFPPRLTPTAMLDAAPKVEWWWSFLTGEPIEFAAISEWDGTVAELLDTMFDPSVDYDALAEVREAWDGPIVVKGVQSLADAKRLADLGVDAITLSNHGGRQLDRAPVPFLLLPEVAREVGGDLEVHLDTGIMSGTDIVSAIALGARSTMVGRAYLYGLMAGGQAGVNRALAILTDEIARTMRLLGVGSLEELGPQHVTQLERLVPRR; encoded by the coding sequence ATGGCCCGCCAGTCCCCGCTCGACACGATCGCCAAGATGGTCGACCTGTCGATGCTCACGAATCCCGCCGAGACGCGGCTCGCGAAGGCGTCGAACATCTGGGACCTGCGCACGATCGCGAAGAAGCGCACGCCGCGCGGCCCGTTCGACTACACCGACGGCGCCGCAGAGGACGAGATCGGCATCGCTCGCGCCCGGCAGGCCTTCCAGGACGTCGAGCTGCACCCGACGGTGCTCGAGGACGTCACGAACGTCTCCACCGGCTGGGACGTGCTCGGCCGTCCGTCCGCCTTCCCGCTCGCGATCGCGCCCACGGGGTTCACCCGCCTCATGCACACGGCTGGCGAGCCGGCCGGCGCCCGCGCCGCCGCCGCGTACGGCATCCCGTTCACGCTCTCGACGCTCGGCACGACGTCGATCGAGGACACGCGCGCCGCATCCCCGCACGGTCGACTGTGGATGCAGCTCTACATGATGAAGGAACGGTCGCGGTCGATCGAGCTCGTGCACCGCGCGAAGGCGGCGGGCTTCGACGCGCTGCACATCACCGTCGACACCCCCGTCGCCGGTGCGCGGCACCGCGACAAGCGCAACGGCATGCAGTTCCCGCCGCGCCTCACTCCGACGGCGATGCTCGACGCCGCGCCGAAGGTCGAGTGGTGGTGGTCGTTCCTCACGGGCGAGCCGATCGAGTTCGCCGCGATCTCCGAGTGGGACGGCACGGTCGCCGAGCTGCTCGACACGATGTTCGACCCCTCGGTCGACTACGACGCGCTCGCCGAGGTGCGCGAGGCGTGGGACGGCCCGATCGTCGTCAAGGGCGTGCAGTCGCTCGCCGACGCCAAGCGACTCGCCGACCTCGGCGTCGACGCCATCACGCTCTCGAACCACGGTGGCCGCCAGCTCGACCGCGCTCCCGTGCCGTTCCTGCTGCTGCCGGAGGTGGCTCGCGAGGTGGGCGGCGACCTCGAGGTGCACCTCGACACCGGCATCATGTCGGGCACCGACATCGTCTCGGCCATCGCGCTCGGCGCCCGCTCGACCATGGTCGGCCGCGCCTACCTGTACGGCCTCATGGCCGGCGGGCAGGCGGGCGTCAACCGCGCCCTCGCCATCCTCACCGACGAGATCGCCCGCACGATGCGCCTGCTCGGCGTCGGCTCGCTCGAGGAGCTCGGTCCGCAGCACGTGACGCAGCTCGAGCGGCTCGTGCCGCGGCGGTAG
- a CDS encoding response regulator transcription factor: MRVLLVDDEVRLADGVRRGLEAEGMTVDVAHDGVDGLWRAREFAYDVVLLDVMMPGMSGYRVCQTMRAEGIWTPVLFLTAKDGEWDEVEGLDTGGDDWLTKPFSFPVLVARIRALVRRGGRERPVVLEAGDLRLDPAARTVHRGDTEVELTARELAVLELLMRRKGEAVTKTQVLDDVWSEDFDGDPNIVEVYVGRIRRKVDRPFGRDAIQTVRGAGYRLAADGG, encoded by the coding sequence ATGCGGGTGCTGCTGGTCGACGACGAGGTGCGCCTCGCCGACGGCGTGCGTCGCGGCCTCGAGGCCGAGGGCATGACGGTCGACGTCGCCCACGACGGCGTCGACGGCCTGTGGCGGGCTCGCGAGTTCGCGTACGACGTCGTGCTGCTCGACGTCATGATGCCCGGCATGTCCGGCTACCGCGTGTGCCAGACCATGCGGGCCGAGGGCATCTGGACGCCCGTGCTGTTCCTCACCGCCAAGGACGGCGAGTGGGACGAGGTCGAGGGCCTCGACACCGGCGGCGACGACTGGCTCACGAAGCCCTTCTCGTTCCCCGTGCTCGTCGCCCGCATCCGTGCCCTCGTGCGTCGCGGCGGCCGCGAGCGGCCCGTCGTGCTCGAGGCCGGCGACCTGCGCCTCGACCCCGCGGCCCGCACCGTGCATCGCGGCGACACCGAGGTCGAGCTGACCGCGCGTGAGCTCGCCGTGCTCGAGCTGCTCATGCGCCGCAAGGGCGAGGCCGTGACGAAGACGCAGGTGCTCGACGACGTGTGGAGCGAGGACTTCGACGGCGACCCGAACATCGTCGAGGTGTACGTGGGCCGCATCCGCCGCAAGGTCGACCGCCCGTTCGGGCGCGACGCGATCCAGACGGTGCGCGGCGCCGGGTACCGGCTGGCGGCCGACGGTGGCTGA
- a CDS encoding class I SAM-dependent methyltransferase, whose protein sequence is MADAAEYDAVADAYDRLLPGVDAEHERDLAMLEAFADAAAETGGTVVDVGCGTGRVARWLGARGLSVVGVDPSAAMLAIASAAQPDAAFEVGTATAIPAPTASAAGVLAWYSLIHVPPTELDAAAAELARVVHPGGVVLVAAQSGEGMRTIAGAYGTDATLTAWAYDAATLAAALEAEGLVVEATLEREPEGRERMPQAAVLARRPLR, encoded by the coding sequence GTGGCCGACGCAGCCGAGTACGACGCCGTCGCCGACGCGTACGACCGACTGCTGCCCGGCGTCGACGCCGAGCACGAGCGCGACCTCGCGATGCTCGAGGCGTTCGCGGATGCGGCGGCCGAGACAGGCGGCACGGTCGTCGACGTGGGCTGCGGCACGGGCCGCGTCGCCCGCTGGCTCGGCGCACGAGGGCTCTCGGTCGTCGGCGTCGACCCGTCGGCGGCGATGCTGGCGATCGCGAGCGCCGCGCAGCCCGACGCCGCGTTCGAGGTCGGCACCGCCACCGCGATCCCCGCGCCCACGGCATCCGCCGCCGGCGTGCTCGCCTGGTACTCGCTCATCCACGTGCCGCCCACCGAGCTCGACGCCGCCGCGGCCGAGCTCGCCCGCGTCGTGCACCCCGGCGGCGTCGTGCTCGTCGCCGCCCAGTCGGGCGAGGGGATGCGCACGATCGCCGGCGCGTACGGCACGGACGCGACGCTCACGGCGTGGGCGTACGACGCCGCGACGCTCGCCGCGGCGCTCGAGGCCGAGGGCCTGGTCGTGGAGGCGACGCTCGAGCGCGAGCCCGAGGGCCGCGAGCGCATGCCGCAGGCGGCGGTGCTGGCGCGGCGTCCGCTGCGCTGA
- a CDS encoding sensor histidine kinase, protein MADVADPAPASAPRRRRRASIRVRITAAAVAVVAVAFGVGALAMTWTLEQQLRASVAEQLADELAALAEGVDAGTIQTAALVARDDDVLVALRAPAGVTVNAEDAALLPIPSTAAPTEAEVGGEHFVVVAAETTQGTIVVGRSLQEADDAVRTAAVLLAVAVPLALVLIGTVVWIVVGRALAPVDRIRARVDAIDATALDRRVPTTGSGDEVDRLAATMNRMLGRVDDGVRARQRFVSDASHELRSPLATMRQFAELSKAHPDATTPDELADVVLGEGERMHGIVEGLLLLARLDEHGSAAAKAVDLDDLAHAEVERVRALGRTVDGAAIRVAPVAGDARLLGRALRNLVDNGMRHASSRIALGSVVRDGRAMVWVDDDGAGVAESERERVFERFVRLDEARARDDGGSGLGLAIVREVARAHGGDAWIADSPLGGARFVLELPASHA, encoded by the coding sequence GTGGCTGACGTCGCCGACCCCGCGCCCGCGTCGGCTCCGCGGCGGCGGCGGCGCGCATCCATCCGCGTGCGCATCACGGCGGCGGCCGTGGCGGTCGTCGCCGTGGCGTTCGGCGTCGGCGCGCTCGCCATGACGTGGACGCTCGAGCAGCAGCTGCGCGCGTCGGTCGCCGAGCAGCTCGCCGACGAGCTGGCGGCGCTCGCGGAGGGCGTGGATGCGGGCACGATCCAGACCGCGGCGCTCGTCGCGCGCGACGACGACGTGCTCGTGGCGCTGCGCGCGCCCGCGGGCGTGACGGTGAACGCCGAGGATGCGGCGCTGCTGCCGATCCCGTCGACGGCGGCGCCCACCGAGGCGGAGGTCGGTGGCGAGCACTTCGTCGTCGTCGCCGCCGAGACCACCCAGGGCACCATCGTCGTCGGGCGCTCGCTGCAGGAGGCCGACGACGCCGTGCGCACCGCCGCCGTGCTGCTCGCGGTCGCCGTGCCGCTCGCGCTCGTGCTCATCGGCACCGTCGTGTGGATCGTCGTGGGCCGCGCGCTCGCGCCGGTCGACCGCATCCGCGCCCGCGTCGACGCCATCGACGCGACCGCCCTCGATCGACGCGTGCCGACGACGGGGTCGGGCGACGAGGTCGATCGGCTCGCGGCGACGATGAACCGCATGCTCGGCCGCGTGGACGACGGCGTGCGCGCGCGGCAGCGGTTCGTGTCGGATGCGTCGCACGAGCTGCGCTCGCCGCTCGCGACCATGCGACAGTTCGCCGAGCTCTCGAAGGCGCATCCCGACGCGACGACGCCCGACGAGCTCGCCGACGTCGTGCTGGGCGAGGGCGAGCGGATGCACGGCATCGTCGAGGGGCTGCTGCTGCTCGCGCGCCTCGACGAGCACGGCTCGGCGGCGGCGAAGGCCGTCGACCTCGACGACCTCGCGCATGCCGAGGTCGAGCGCGTGCGCGCGCTCGGCCGCACGGTCGACGGCGCCGCGATCCGCGTCGCGCCGGTGGCGGGGGATGCGCGCCTGCTCGGCCGGGCGCTGCGCAACCTCGTCGACAACGGCATGCGGCACGCGTCCAGTCGCATCGCGCTCGGCTCGGTCGTGCGCGACGGACGCGCGATGGTGTGGGTCGACGACGACGGCGCCGGCGTCGCCGAGTCGGAGCGCGAGCGGGTCTTCGAGCGGTTCGTGCGGCTCGACGAGGCGCGGGCGCGCGACGACGGCGGATCGGGCCTCGGGCTCGCGATCGTGCGCGAGGTCGCCCGCGCGCACGGCGGCGACGCGTGGATCGCCGACTCCCCCTTGGGCGGAGCCCGCTTCGTGCTGGAGCTCCCGGCGTCGCACGCCTGA